From the Nostoc sp. PCC 7107 genome, the window TACTGGCGAAGAATATCGCCAATAAACTGTGATAATTTGCCAGAAGCTTGCAGATATTTTACTGCCTGTGTGATTGAGAGTGGATGATCATTTATTGACAGAAATGATAAAGATTCCATGAATTAACTCAATAAAAACAGCTAAAATTTCATAATTGGCGGCTACCCGAACTGTGTCAGGAGTCAGCATGGGAAATTACGGCAACTACACTGTTAATGTGTTACCTAAAAATATGTTTAAATTTCACTAGATAACTAGCCGATCGCAGTTGTCCATAACCAAGCAAAGAGTATAGCGGCGATCGCACCAATTAATGTATTTAAAATATTGACTAGTTCATTCGTCAGCCAAGTATATTTAGTTTGCAGTGTTGCTCCAATGACACTTTCTAAATTGGTTGCAATGAAAGCCGCTAAGATACACCATACAATTCCCAGTGAGTCGATCAATCCTACAGCCCAACCCACGCAGGCGATCGCAATTGATGCTACCACACCCGCTAATGTGCCTTCTAAGCTAACTGCACCTTCTGTACCTCGTGGTACTGGTTGTAGTGTAGTAATCAAAAATGTCCTTTTACCGTAGGCTTTTCCTACTTCACTGGCTGATGTGTCAGATAGTTTAGTGCTAAAACTCGCTACATAGCCCAACAACAGCAAGGACACAGGATGGGGAACTAAAGACTGGGAATTAGTTACGATAAATCCCGAATTGATGATCCCTACACCCAAAACACATAATGCTGCGGTTAATGCCGAACCCCAGACATTTTCCGGGCCTCTTGCACCAGAACGCTTTTCGGCTATACCTTGCGCTTCTTTCTCTGCCATCCCAATGCGCGTCACCCCTGAACCCACCAGGAAATAAAACGCCACTACAAGATATCCCTGCCAACCTACCGTTCCCCAAACCAGCACACCCAGTATCCAGGCGTGGAATAACCCTGCTGGGGTGAGCAGCTTTTTTGGAGCAATCCAAACTAAACCCAATAAAATGGCGTTTAATCCTACTCCCACTAACCAGGGATTCGCAGAGTCAAGTAAAGGTAACATTAGCAGTGAATCACAAGTAATGTTGTCATTGGCAGCATATCAACAGAATAACCAATTTTAGACCTTGGTGTTACCTCTCATTCTTTAATTTTAGAAGTGCCTAGATTCTCTTACTTTTACTAGTGGCGAGAGAAAAAACAGGGAAGACAAAGAACAAATTTTTTAGCTGGAAGAAGTCAGGAGTAAGACGAATAATTTCTGTTGTTAATTTTTAGTTTTGTAGCTCATGAAGTTAGAAACTGCTGTAAATATCGCTATCAGCATATAAGTGACAGCAATATAA encodes:
- a CDS encoding TIGR00297 family protein, with the protein product MLPLLDSANPWLVGVGLNAILLGLVWIAPKKLLTPAGLFHAWILGVLVWGTVGWQGYLVVAFYFLVGSGVTRIGMAEKEAQGIAEKRSGARGPENVWGSALTAALCVLGVGIINSGFIVTNSQSLVPHPVSLLLLGYVASFSTKLSDTSASEVGKAYGKRTFLITTLQPVPRGTEGAVSLEGTLAGVVASIAIACVGWAVGLIDSLGIVWCILAAFIATNLESVIGATLQTKYTWLTNELVNILNTLIGAIAAILFAWLWTTAIG